One window of the Triticum dicoccoides isolate Atlit2015 ecotype Zavitan chromosome 3B, WEW_v2.0, whole genome shotgun sequence genome contains the following:
- the LOC119280275 gene encoding uncharacterized protein LOC119280275 translates to MPQKKRLRRRRSPREGSSRRRRGEDGASLSGSLVKSDGSSSSSTTSGAPLPESLDEPSATGPAREYESRYHEMLASRLAVLPLPAYADYEGPDLPSDETFEALVRPYFYDDELRAALVEYQVHKFFSRPEDVHGRDGGSGELDSSSSLMDDITDEDFQADDARLRSHIVDEVDTEDRLHEEEANRISHKYARYRLKACMLLKGVPIDDAAFDSQYPPDLPLDNHRLYLEDEALGWWFDLGTSSPATLSDYQRLVPCNEGGVEYESWSEYREFYSTPETDRDYLLYWEMIVKDLKWIEEHALKGYMEWSELHGKAWRQAVRIATRFENIPLSLAYYGFQEYTTSRYLAFVKDLDSLFFEIWKLVNRQMSFRDAMEHVYEENPFPLRKRDLEHELSHPVSLGLEEQFRRCTEGISKEVPGWIARVLISQEVSFKCDLPRRYVQYARKKLKIAEVIGLISKAEITA, encoded by the exons ATGCCGCAGAAGAAGCGCCTCCGCCGTAGGAGGTCTCCTCGCGAAGGATCCTCCCGCCGGCGCCGTGGTGAAGATGGCGCATCGTTGTCTGGATCCCTTGTCAAATcggatgggagcagcagcagcagcacgacttCCGGCGCACCGTTGCCGGAATCCCTCGACGAGCCGTCGGCCACCGGGCCGGCTCGCGAGTACGAGTCCAGGTACCATGAGATGCTCGCCTCACGCCTCGCCGTGCTGCCTCTACCAGCCTACGCCGACTACGAAGGCCCAGATCTCCCTTCTGATGAAACCTTCGAAGCCCTCGTTCGTCCTTATTTCTATGATGACGAGCTGCGGGCTGCTCTGGTAGAGTACCAAGTCCACAAGTTCTTCAGCCGACCAGAGGATGTCCATGGAAGAGATGGAGGTTCAGGAGAACTTGATTCGTCCTCCTCACTGATGGATGATATCACCGACGAGGATTTCCAGGCAGACGATGCACGGCTCAGGTCTCACATAGTAGATGAAGTTGACACCGAGGATAGATTGCATGAAGAGGAGGCGAACAGGATCAGTCACAAGTACGCACGATACCGCCTCAAAGCTTGCATG TTGCTCAAAGGAGTGCCTATTGACGATGCTGCATTCGACTCCCAGTACCCTCCAGACCTTCCCTTGGACAACCACCGTCTTTACCTGGAAGATGAAGCCTTGGGCTGGTGGTTTGACTTGGGCACCTCTTCACCCGCAACCTTGAGCGACTATCAGCGGCTAGTCCCTTGTAATGAA GGGGGCGTTGAGTATGAAAGTTGGAGTGAATACCGAGAGTTTTATAGCACCCCTGAAACTGATAGAGATTATCTGCTGTACTGGGAAATGATTGTGAAGGATCTTAAG TGGATTGAAGAGCATGCGCTTAAAGGCTATATGGAG TGGTCTGAGTTGCATGGAAAAGCTTGGCGCCAAGCAGTTAGGATTGCTACTAGGTTCGAAAACATTCCTCTGAGCCTAGCATATTATGGTTTCCAG GAGTATACAACGAGCAGATATCTCGCGTTCGTGAAAGATCTTGACTCTTTGTTTTTTGAGATTTGGAAGCTGGTCAATCGGCAG ATGTCTTTCAGAGATGCTATGGAGCATGTGTATGAGGAGAACCCGTTTCCATTACGCAAACGTGATTTGGAGCACGAGCTAAGTCACCCTGTCTCGTTGGGATTGGAGGAACAA TTTCGACGGTGCACGGAGGGCATCAGCAAGGAA GTTCCAGGGTGGATAGCGCGCGTGTTAATTTCGCAGGAAGTTAGTTTCAAG TGTGATCTGCCGAGGAGGTATGTGCAGTACGCCAGGAAGAAGCTCAAGATTGCAGAGGTCATAGGATTGATTTCCAAGGCCGAGATAACAgcatag